The DNA region ccACATCATCACATGTTTTTTTGGTTAGTTTACCTTAATGACTTTGTTCAATTGATTgttctaaatgtaaaatatttcttGACTTAAATTCATATCTTGTTCCAAACACTCTCAGCTCAGCTGTGATTTTATACTTTTCACCCCTCACttaattttgtttatatttcagATCTGATGTAGCCAAAATCTTCTTACATTTATCCATGTAATTATTTAAATCACaataaatttatatttatacttgCTTAACTGTGAAAACggaatatatttattttatattgatCTATTTAGATCAGATGAATGTAGAGTGATTGTGTTACACTGCAACAGTAGAAGCCACTGTGACAACTGACAGACGTTTCAACACAGGCTCTGGAGTTTTACATTTTTCAGCTTCACTAAAAGCTGCCATTTAGAAATAGCCAGTTCATTGATCCTCACAGGTACGATGTCTGGTGGGGATAAAGCAGGTTCAACATTCTAATAATTCATCATCGAGACTACACATTCTATTTTATCCTATTctagtaaaaatgaaaaaagtatgTTCAAATTCCCATGTAAGTAGACGTGAAGTAGATATGAACATGTTTTAACACCCATTTCAGAAGATCAGAGTGAGGCTTGGTGTTACAAACCTTTTCATGGTTTGACACTGTTCTAGTTTAAAGTCTCATTATATGGGAGTCCTTCTTGACTTCTAAAGCTCAGTGGATTAATTTGAACTGTCCACTTGCAAATTATAGTTATTTTTTAAACTAAAGTGTTCAGTGAagttgtgtttttctccttttaatatgacaaaaaacactttgagtCCGGCTTGAACCTAGTGAACCTAAATTTTTGGCCTttgataaaatgaaaatatctgaACACTAAATATAACAGGAGTGATTTGTAATCTACTGCAATGTTTTCAACTTTTCCTGTATTTGCTGCAAAGGTTCAGCCGTGTTTCTATGTATGTGCTGTAATTGAGTAAATGTGACTAAGGGGATTAGAGCAGGTGACGACAGATTactccctgctgctgtgacacaggcTAAGCAATCACACgtcacaggaagtggaggaagaggcCGAGTAACCAGGATACGGACCCGTCGACCTTCCTGACCCAGTCATTCCCCAGACTGTCACACACGAGTGTGATGGGaatttttattcatttggaATGTGACATTGTTACATATGGAAGCCATTAATTTTCATTTCTCACCTTAACCCAAAGCATTAATGTTGCAATTTTTACTTAGAATAGAAAAATCATTTTTCTTCCCTCCAATAATAATGACTACATGCTGAGAAAAGGGTAAAGGGTACCACTTCCTTTAGCCTGTTGGTTTACCAGAGACTAACCTATGAATGAGGACTGGGTAGGGTTTAATGTAGGTGATGCAGATGTAGACTGCTACGTAATGCTGATCCGCTTTTAGCTCCGTCACAACCTAGAGTGACTGCTGTCCTTCCTGCAGATGTCGGTTAGTCAGATTAGTATAATCTCTCTTAAAAGACACTTAAAGTACAGGGGAGGGGGAAAAGGGTTCAGTGTGATAACACTGGTAATAAAAGCTTGGACCGCATGACCAGGACTCGAGCAGAGCCAGGGGGAGTGAAGGGGGccgtaaaaaagaaaaaagaaataagaCGTGCGGCTGTTTTTTACTCTTATTTTTATCAGGCACCTCATGTTAGTGTGGCTAAAAACCACAGTGCTGAATATTCCATTTAGTAGTTTTCATCTTAATAAACAAGTGAaccaaaacacaagacaaaattTAGATTcaaatgatttattaattaaGAAATGTTACAAATGTGTTAATCTTCTCACTAACATTCCTTCCTTCCAGAAGAATCTGCCAATGCTtgacacatttaaaagaaaaaggttcTTCAGTAAATACATCAATTAGTTGAATCACAATAACAAAGGTTTGGTTAGCAGAAGCATGgttgtgcgtgtggtgtgtgcacCAAAACTAACTAAAACTGGCACTGGTTAGATTCGTCGACTTAAGCAGTCCACTACGTTTATTGGTAAATCAGCagtgtataaaaatataaaaaggccATCATTTAAGATTCAAAAAGCAATTCAGCTcgtttaaaatgacaaaaagccATGACAGGTGTTTATCAAGTCGCACTGCAAGTAAGGCTTCAAACCACTGACCTTAAAATGTGAGCGAAATTATCTCCACAacagaaatattaaataaactgAAGTCAATCGCCACCACTCCACACTGCCACCTTCTACGTGACCAATGTTCGCTAGCTCATCTGAAAACCCTTTAAGTGACAAACCTTTCAACtagagagaaaatgagaagcACTAAATGTGTAATAAGTGTTGGCATATGACACAAGAAACCAAATATATAcagcacaaagaaaagaaaaaaaattgtctGCAATATGCAAAGGCGTCATGTTGCTTTGGGCAACAACCCCGAcctcccaccccacccccaaATATAAGACAGTCTTCACTGAAGACCCCTTGCCCTCATCACCCATCCCTGACCACACATacagaacaacacaaaacacgATTACGTCACTAAGCCTGTTAGTTTGTAAAAAGGTGAAGCACTGTGAAACCCCCCCAACGGCTACCCCCACCCTTCTCTCTTCAGTCAGAGAGGGCAGACAGGGCTTTGGCGCAGTCGTTCCACTCGTCCGTCTCCGGGTTGTAGACCTCCATTGTGTTCAGGAACTCGTTACCATCGAAGCCACCCACAGCGTAGATGATGTTGCCCAGCATGGCCACACCGGCATTGCTACGCGAAGATGTCATGCTACCCAGCATCCTCCAGTCATTACGGGCAGGATCGTACACCTCCACGCAGCGAAGTGCATGGGAGCCATCGAAGCCACCAACGACAAACAGTTTGCCTGGAGAGAGTGAAGCGTTTAGGGACGGATTTTGTAAAGCCTGAGTCGCAGCTGACTTTGAACCGTAAATTGATTGTGAAAATACACTCAACAGAACTAATTTGATGCACAAATGCTAAATCTGGCTCCGGTGCTGCCACTAATCAGAATTAATTCACATACCTCCAATTCACAATCAAGACACTGTCCTACATAAAGGTTTAGAAAACCAACATGGATTACCTGCATGGACAGCAACGGCAGCCCCCCTGCGGGCCACGTTCATGGGCGCTACCAGGGTCCAGGTGTTGTTGTCGGGGTTGTAGCGTTCCACAGTGTTCAGGCAGTTCCATGACTCCGCTCCTCCAATTGCGTACATGACTCCATCCAGctcacacactgctgcctgGTGCCTCCCTGAAAACAGAGTGCTAAATTAACACAACTTACACCTTCAGGCTTCGCACATCGAAATCCAGAGCTACTCCCTGATGGATTGCAATCCTGATTTTGGGTTCATTAAGCACAGTGAGCTCTCAGCAATTCAATTCTCCTCAAAAATGATTAAGCAGTTtacttaaattaaaatgataTTAATTAAGCAATTTTACACTTTGTTTAATATTATGTACATTAAATCtgatgagggaaaaaaaaaaaaagggacggCGTGGGCACGTACTGATGTTAAGGGAGGCGCAATTGGACCAGGTTTTCATCACAGGATCAAAAGCGTCACAGTTCTTCAAGCCTTTCTGCCCACAGGGGTCCGACCCTCCCACAACATAGAGTTTGTTGTTCAAGGAGCAGACACCTTTGAAATATGAATTAGAAAAGAAATTGATCAGGAGACTGATTTGTCTGAGTTTAGCTAAAGAGAGACAATGATCAGAAATAAGGAACTTACCTGCGTTGCAGCGGTTTGTCCGCAGCTCTGGTATTTGCGCCCACTCGTTAGCGTGTGGATCGTATGCCTCCCCACAGCTCAGCTCATCAGAATGTCCATTTGAGCCTCCAATCACATACAGCTGACCCTGAGTGTTGGAAATGCAAACATCATTAGATGGGAAAATCAAGCAGCCACTTTGTATCACTATGAAATGTACTGGTACGTGTTTCTGCAAGTCAACAGGAACCTGCTAAAACAGACTGGTAAGATGAACAGTAAACTGTACCATGAGAACAGCCATCTGGAATCGAGCCCTCGGAGTCCGCATAGGAGCAGTGAAGGTCCAGCGGTCCTCTTTGGGGTTATAACACTCCACAGTCCTCAAACACTCTTCTCTGTTGTAGCCGCCTGCAGCATCAGAGAGATGCACCATTGTGTAACTAGAGGTTCTCTTCTTCCCCTAATCCCCATTAAATTACACCAGTTACATACCTGGCATATGATCACCTAAATCTTAATTAGCACAAACCTGCCGCAATGAGCCTTCCGTTGAGGGCTGCAGTGCCCAGACCAGAGCGAGCATAGTGCATGGGTGACATTGGGTGCTCCTCTAGTTCCTCAGGCTGGGTCTCAAAGCTCAGGCTCTTCATCAGGCAGGGGGTGGCAGAAGGAGATGTCTGAGGGCTGGTGCGACCGTGTAAGAAgatcacacacagcacaccATCCAGCACAGCCAGACACAAGTAGATGTTGTCTGAAAGGAAGATCAACCAAAGTGAATCACCATCACCTACTCTGTatgggaaaagaaaaacaaaacattgtttgACTTACTTGTGGTCTTCTCAGAGGCGATGTACTTCCATTCTCTCCTGGCAGTCTGTTTGGGA from Betta splendens chromosome 4, fBetSpl5.4, whole genome shotgun sequence includes:
- the ivns1abpa gene encoding influenza virus NS1A-binding protein homolog A — translated: MIPNGYLIFEDESFLDSTVAKMNALRKSGQFCDVRLQVCGHELMAHRAVLACCSPYLFEIFNSDAEPHGVSHVTFEDLAPEAVEILLNYAYTAQLKADKELVKEVYTAAKRFKMERVKQICGDYLLSKIDSQNAISLRNFASSMGDGRFLAKVDAFIQDNLLEVSEQEDFLKLPRLKLEVMLEDNLTLPSNGKLYSKVLSWVQRSLWENGDQLERLMEEVQTLYYSPDHKLVDGGLVIEGHSEVFSGEEDHHQFVQKKPVRESTQRQMSCSSSGSPSPSNQAANAPKQTARREWKYIASEKTTNNIYLCLAVLDGVLCVIFLHGRTSPQTSPSATPCLMKSLSFETQPEELEEHPMSPMHYARSGLGTAALNGRLIAAGGYNREECLRTVECYNPKEDRWTFTAPMRTPRARFQMAVLMGQLYVIGGSNGHSDELSCGEAYDPHANEWAQIPELRTNRCNAGVCSLNNKLYVVGGSDPCGQKGLKNCDAFDPVMKTWSNCASLNIRRHQAAVCELDGVMYAIGGAESWNCLNTVERYNPDNNTWTLVAPMNVARRGAAVAVHAGKLFVVGGFDGSHALRCVEVYDPARNDWRMLGSMTSSRSNAGVAMLGNIIYAVGGFDGNEFLNTMEVYNPETDEWNDCAKALSALSD